Proteins found in one Sardina pilchardus chromosome 11, fSarPil1.1, whole genome shotgun sequence genomic segment:
- the LOC134095728 gene encoding protein unc-93 homolog A-like isoform X2, translating into MGVTSLSVIYAALILSAMFMPAILIKNLGCKWTIVASMGCYVTYSCGNLYPGWATLIPTSAVLGAAGGSLWSAKCTYLAMSGHLQAQREGRGSSRAQDLLTQYFGIFFAMFQTSAVWGNLLSSLIFSQDTHVAEIPEEKLQYCGVGLCADDFIQSGNYTRPEQKLVYTLMGCYIGVGLLAMAVVAVFLDNIDREVAKEFRGNREPFCSTFLATIRLMRDRKLLLLIPMTIYSGLEQSFLWGEFTKNYVTCALGIHYIGFTMMCFGACDSLFSFVFGKIARFTGRIALFCLAALTNFGCIMGLLFWRPHPDHFAVFFLIPGLWGIADAVWQTQINALYGVLFPDHTEAAFANYRLWESVGFLMAFGYSPHLCLSTKTYLLLSSLAASVLTYPLLEYLVRVSPSSTVKYSKGATEEREMEEPQSKFLPEGAPQSLQG; encoded by the exons ATGGGTGTCACCTCTCTGAGTGTGATCTACGCCGCCCTCATCTTGTCCGCCATGTTTATGCCGGCCATCCTCATCAAGAACCTGGGCTGCAAGTGGACCATCGTGGCCTCCATGGGCTGCTATGTCACCTACTCCTGTGGAAACCTCTATCCAGGCTG GGCGACTCTGATTCCCACCTCTGCTGTGCTGGGTGCGGCTGGCGGCTCCCTGTGGTCGGCCAAGTGCACCTACCTGGCCATGAGCGGCCACCTGCAGgcccagagagaggggaggggcagCAGCCGAGCCCAGGACCTCCTCACCCAGTACTTTGGCATCTTCTTCGCCATGTTCCAAACATCTGCCGTGTGGGGGAACCTCCTGTCCTCCCTCATCTTCAGTCAAGACACACATGTCG ctgagattccagaaGAAAAGTTGCAGTACTGTGGAGTGGGCTTGTGTGCCGATGATTTCATCCAATCAGGGAACTATACTCGGCCTGAGCAGAAACTAGTCTACACACTTATGGGCTGTTATATTG GTGTGGGCCTTCTGGCTATGGCTGTGGTGGCTGTGTTCCTGGACAACATTGACAGAGAAGTGGCCAAGGAGttcagagggaacagagagccTTTCTGCAGCACCTTTCTGGCCACCATCAGACTCATGAGAGACAGGAAGCTCCTTCTGCTCATCCCAATGACCATCTACAGTGGGCTGGAGCAGAGCTTCCTGTGGGGGGAGTTCACTAAG AACTACGTCACCTGTGCTTTGGGGATCCACTATATTGGCTTCACCATGATGTGCTTTGGTGCTTGTGATTCCCTGTTCTCATTCGTGTTTGGGAAAATAGCACGCTTCACTGGGAGAATCGCCCTGTTCTGCCTGG CTGCGTTGACTAACTTCGGCTGCATCATGGGCCTGCTGTTCTGGAGGCCTCATCCGGACCACTTCGCCGTCTTTTTCCTGATCCCTGGCCTCTGGGGCATTGCTGATGCTGTGTGGCAGACTCAGATTAACG CTCTGTATGGAGTTCTCTTTCCTGACCACACGGAGGCAGCGTTCGCCAACTACCGCCTGTGGGAGTCCGTGGGATTCCTGATGGCGTTCGGCTACAGCCCCCACCTCTGCCTCTCCACCAAGACCTACCTGCTTCTCTCCAGCCTGGCTGCCTCCGTGCTCACCTATCCGCTGCTGGAGTACCTGGTAAGGGTGAGCCCATCGTCCACAGTCAAATACAGCAAGGGcgccacagaggagagagagatggaggagccgCAGAGCAAGTTTCTACCAGAGGGGGCGCCACAGTCATTGCAGGGTTGA
- the LOC134095728 gene encoding protein unc-93 homolog A-like isoform X1, translated as MIGPNMKNVLVVSFGFVCLFTAYGGLQNLQSSLNAEQGMGVTSLSVIYAALILSAMFMPAILIKNLGCKWTIVASMGCYVTYSCGNLYPGWATLIPTSAVLGAAGGSLWSAKCTYLAMSGHLQAQREGRGSSRAQDLLTQYFGIFFAMFQTSAVWGNLLSSLIFSQDTHVAEIPEEKLQYCGVGLCADDFIQSGNYTRPEQKLVYTLMGCYIGVGLLAMAVVAVFLDNIDREVAKEFRGNREPFCSTFLATIRLMRDRKLLLLIPMTIYSGLEQSFLWGEFTKNYVTCALGIHYIGFTMMCFGACDSLFSFVFGKIARFTGRIALFCLAALTNFGCIMGLLFWRPHPDHFAVFFLIPGLWGIADAVWQTQINALYGVLFPDHTEAAFANYRLWESVGFLMAFGYSPHLCLSTKTYLLLSSLAASVLTYPLLEYLVRVSPSSTVKYSKGATEEREMEEPQSKFLPEGAPQSLQG; from the exons ATGATTGGGCCGAATATGAAAAACGTCTTGGTGGTATCCTTTGGATTTGTATGCCTTTTTACAGCATACGGAGGCTTACAAAACTTGCAG AGTAGTCTGAACGCTGAGCAGGGAATGGGTGTCACCTCTCTGAGTGTGATCTACGCCGCCCTCATCTTGTCCGCCATGTTTATGCCGGCCATCCTCATCAAGAACCTGGGCTGCAAGTGGACCATCGTGGCCTCCATGGGCTGCTATGTCACCTACTCCTGTGGAAACCTCTATCCAGGCTG GGCGACTCTGATTCCCACCTCTGCTGTGCTGGGTGCGGCTGGCGGCTCCCTGTGGTCGGCCAAGTGCACCTACCTGGCCATGAGCGGCCACCTGCAGgcccagagagaggggaggggcagCAGCCGAGCCCAGGACCTCCTCACCCAGTACTTTGGCATCTTCTTCGCCATGTTCCAAACATCTGCCGTGTGGGGGAACCTCCTGTCCTCCCTCATCTTCAGTCAAGACACACATGTCG ctgagattccagaaGAAAAGTTGCAGTACTGTGGAGTGGGCTTGTGTGCCGATGATTTCATCCAATCAGGGAACTATACTCGGCCTGAGCAGAAACTAGTCTACACACTTATGGGCTGTTATATTG GTGTGGGCCTTCTGGCTATGGCTGTGGTGGCTGTGTTCCTGGACAACATTGACAGAGAAGTGGCCAAGGAGttcagagggaacagagagccTTTCTGCAGCACCTTTCTGGCCACCATCAGACTCATGAGAGACAGGAAGCTCCTTCTGCTCATCCCAATGACCATCTACAGTGGGCTGGAGCAGAGCTTCCTGTGGGGGGAGTTCACTAAG AACTACGTCACCTGTGCTTTGGGGATCCACTATATTGGCTTCACCATGATGTGCTTTGGTGCTTGTGATTCCCTGTTCTCATTCGTGTTTGGGAAAATAGCACGCTTCACTGGGAGAATCGCCCTGTTCTGCCTGG CTGCGTTGACTAACTTCGGCTGCATCATGGGCCTGCTGTTCTGGAGGCCTCATCCGGACCACTTCGCCGTCTTTTTCCTGATCCCTGGCCTCTGGGGCATTGCTGATGCTGTGTGGCAGACTCAGATTAACG CTCTGTATGGAGTTCTCTTTCCTGACCACACGGAGGCAGCGTTCGCCAACTACCGCCTGTGGGAGTCCGTGGGATTCCTGATGGCGTTCGGCTACAGCCCCCACCTCTGCCTCTCCACCAAGACCTACCTGCTTCTCTCCAGCCTGGCTGCCTCCGTGCTCACCTATCCGCTGCTGGAGTACCTGGTAAGGGTGAGCCCATCGTCCACAGTCAAATACAGCAAGGGcgccacagaggagagagagatggaggagccgCAGAGCAAGTTTCTACCAGAGGGGGCGCCACAGTCATTGCAGGGTTGA